A stretch of the Prochlorococcus marinus str. MIT 0918 genome encodes the following:
- the zds gene encoding 9,9'-di-cis-zeta-carotene desaturase encodes MKVAIIGAGLAGLSAAVDLVDAGHQVDLFEARPFLGGKVGSWEDKDGNHIEMGLHVFFFNYANLFALMDKVGAKENLLPKEHTHLFVNKGGELKSLDFRFPLGAPFNGLKAFFTTPQLNWIDKLRNALALGTSPIVQGLIDYKSAMKTIRELDSISFQEWFINHGGSLNSIKRMWNPIAYALGFIDCETISARCMLTIFLMFATKTKASKLNLLKGSPHKWLTKPILNYIEQRGGKLHLRHRVKEIHFDNLDNPKVTEILLNTPDGDKIITADNYLAACDVPGIKKIIPKQWHVFSEFASIEKLQAVPVATVQLRYNGWVTELNKQSSQTNLKHPLGLDNLLYTADADFSCFADLALTSPEDYFKEDLGSLLQCVLTPGDPWIPKSSTEIVAHADSQVRELFPSSKNLKLVWSNVVKLTESLYRESPGMEEFRPKQKTSIINFFLAGSYTRQDYIDSMEGATMSGHLAASAILGEPSKLQKNSSVS; translated from the coding sequence ATGAAAGTTGCAATAATTGGCGCTGGACTTGCAGGTCTTTCAGCAGCAGTAGACCTTGTGGACGCTGGACACCAAGTTGATCTTTTTGAAGCTAGGCCTTTCTTAGGAGGAAAAGTAGGTAGCTGGGAAGATAAAGATGGGAATCATATAGAAATGGGGCTGCATGTCTTTTTCTTTAACTATGCCAATCTCTTTGCTCTCATGGACAAAGTAGGTGCAAAAGAAAACTTATTACCAAAAGAACATACACATTTATTTGTTAACAAAGGAGGAGAACTCAAATCTCTAGATTTTAGATTTCCTCTTGGAGCACCATTTAATGGCCTTAAAGCATTCTTTACTACTCCACAACTCAATTGGATTGATAAGTTAAGGAATGCTCTTGCATTAGGAACAAGTCCAATTGTTCAAGGTCTAATTGATTACAAAAGTGCCATGAAAACCATAAGAGAACTTGATTCTATAAGCTTTCAAGAATGGTTTATAAATCATGGTGGAAGTCTGAATAGCATAAAAAGAATGTGGAATCCAATTGCTTATGCATTAGGTTTTATTGATTGTGAAACAATCTCAGCCAGATGTATGCTTACAATTTTTTTAATGTTTGCAACAAAAACTAAGGCATCTAAATTAAATCTTCTAAAAGGATCTCCACATAAATGGCTAACTAAACCAATTCTAAATTACATCGAACAACGAGGAGGAAAACTTCATTTGCGACATAGAGTCAAAGAAATCCATTTTGACAATCTTGACAACCCTAAAGTTACAGAAATACTGCTGAATACTCCTGACGGAGACAAGATAATTACAGCTGATAACTATCTTGCAGCTTGCGATGTACCTGGTATTAAAAAAATCATTCCAAAGCAATGGCATGTTTTTTCAGAATTTGCATCAATTGAAAAATTACAAGCAGTACCAGTTGCAACTGTTCAATTACGATATAACGGATGGGTTACCGAGCTAAACAAACAATCATCTCAAACCAATCTCAAGCACCCTCTTGGTCTAGACAATCTTTTATATACAGCTGATGCAGACTTCAGTTGCTTTGCTGACCTAGCTCTGACAAGTCCAGAAGATTATTTCAAAGAAGACCTTGGTTCTCTTTTGCAATGTGTTCTTACGCCTGGTGATCCATGGATACCAAAGTCCTCAACAGAAATAGTTGCTCATGCTGATTCTCAAGTTAGAGAACTTTTCCCATCATCAAAAAATCTCAAATTAGTATGGAGTAATGTAGTAAAACTAACTGAATCTCTATATCGAGAATCACCTGGAATGGAGGAATTTAGACCAAAGCAAAAAACATCAATAATCAACTTCTTCTTAGCAGGTAGTTATACGCGACAAGATTATATAGACTCTATGGAAGGTGCAACAATGAGTGGGCATTTAGCAGCTTCAGCAATTCTTGGTGAACCAAGCAAATTACAAAAAAATTCTTCTGTTTCTTAA
- a CDS encoding HesB/IscA family protein — protein sequence MSSSPLQNTAPHSAQDGKGILITESAMEQLARLCKDKGSGQLLRVGVRSGGCSGMSYTMDFIQADDIDKSDKVYEYRTIDGSGFKVVCDPKSLLYIYGMQLDFSNELIGGGFNFTNPNATQTCGCGSSFAV from the coding sequence ATGAGTAGTTCTCCATTGCAAAATACAGCCCCCCACTCTGCTCAAGATGGCAAAGGAATATTAATTACGGAATCTGCTATGGAACAATTGGCGAGACTTTGTAAGGATAAAGGTTCTGGCCAGTTGCTTCGTGTAGGAGTTCGTTCTGGTGGTTGTAGTGGTATGAGCTATACAATGGACTTTATTCAGGCTGATGATATTGATAAAAGTGATAAGGTTTATGAATACAGAACAATTGACGGTTCAGGTTTTAAAGTTGTTTGTGACCCTAAAAGCTTGTTATATATTTATGGTATGCAATTAGATTTTAGTAATGAATTAATAGGAGGAGGTTTTAACTTTACGAATCCCAATGCTACTCAAACTTGTGGATGCGGTAGTTCTTTTGCGGTTTAA
- a CDS encoding tetratricopeptide repeat protein: MDSSQDSLFEQAMSRYQSGVHASELIKDFEIITDSSPNHSAGWTCLAWLQLLCNHNQDALKSARIAVKLNAQDPQSRINLTLALLATGSKGVREHIEFVKRAMLIVPELEKELKLSIEDGLHRNPDWSGLKKIQLWLGL; this comes from the coding sequence ATGGATTCCAGTCAAGATAGTCTTTTTGAACAAGCCATGTCCAGGTATCAATCTGGTGTACATGCAAGTGAGTTAATAAAAGACTTTGAAATTATTACTGATTCATCTCCTAATCATTCAGCAGGCTGGACTTGTTTGGCTTGGTTGCAATTACTATGTAATCACAATCAAGATGCTTTGAAGTCTGCTCGCATTGCAGTTAAATTAAATGCTCAAGATCCTCAATCAAGGATTAATTTAACTCTTGCTCTTCTCGCAACAGGCTCTAAGGGAGTAAGGGAACATATTGAATTTGTAAAAAGAGCAATGCTAATAGTTCCAGAGCTTGAAAAAGAATTGAAATTGTCTATTGAAGATGGATTACATCGTAATCCTGATTGGAGTGGGTTGAAAAAAATTCAACTATGGTTGGGCCTTTGA